Proteins from a single region of Hordeum vulgare subsp. vulgare chromosome 6H, MorexV3_pseudomolecules_assembly, whole genome shotgun sequence:
- the LOC123405348 gene encoding leucine-rich repeat receptor-like serine/threonine-protein kinase RGI4 isoform X2, with amino-acid sequence MVLLKFFHISVCLLVCTAKETNQEAEALLRWKSTLIGTNLLSSWSITNSTCSWFGVTCDAAGHVTELQLHNAGLHGPLPDSLSEMVPRLRYLNLSSNGFSGSIPCSLSRLQKLKWLYLNSNNLTGGIPKELGMITGLRMLSLYNNSLGGSIPASLGKLQLLQRLNIGNTDLISSLPPELGNLTSLEHMLLEGNHLFGSLPPSYGRLRNLQYFDIGNNKINGSIPQDISANWTKMKGFDVSNNWLTGSIPPQISKWKELVFLALYNNNFFGSIPVEMGSMRNLQLLSLYKNHITGTIPSDIGNATSLKFLDISFNHLEGELPAAIALLVNLVVLDLSSNKFTGTIPNLDSRKLAVLKVAENSSFLAEPLSAFCQLKHLRLLGLSNNKLIGQLPGCLWNLKDLQSLDLSSNAFSGEVSTSTYYSTSLRLLQLSNNKFTGYFPAVMKNFKNLVILDLGNNEFSGAIPPWIGERKRLLRILGLRSNMFSGSIPWQLSQLPHLQLLDLAENNLVGTIPQSFAFSPSMRQPDMMQPVLTINIRSTTFGYFYNGSMDIVWKGREHTFRGRDAFVTGIDLSSNSLSGEIPSELTNLRGIQFLNMSRNHLFGGIPKDIGNLKLLESFDLSWNKLSGAIPSSISNLLFLSSLNLSNNLLSGEIPTGNQLRTLDDPSIYSNNLGLCGSLLNISCKNGTDGGTEQHEQLETIWMYYSVIAGTVFGLWLWFGMLFFWKLWRCAFLSCIDAMQQKVTKGMHIWKYRKLSKY; translated from the exons ATGGTGCTGCTGAAATTCTTCCATATTTCCGTTTGCTTGCTAGTATGCACAGCCAAGGAGACCAACCAGGAAGCAGAAGCACTACTCCGATGGAAGTCCACTTTGATTGGCACCAACTTGCTGTCCTCTTGGTCGATTACCAACTCTACATGCTCTTGGTTCGGCGTCACCTGTGATGCTGCCGGACATGTTACCGAGCTCCAACTTCATAACGCGGGGCTCCATG GGCCGTTACCAGATTCATTGTCTGAGATGGTTCCAAGATTGCGGTATCTGAATTTATCCTCTAATGGATTCTCTGGCTCCATACCCTGCTCACTCTCAAGGCTCCAAAAGCTCAAGTGGCTATATCTCAACTCAAATAATCTCACAGGAGGAATCCCCAAAGAGCTTGGGATGATAACTGGATTGAGAATGCTTTCTCTGTACAACAACTCACTTGGTGGGTCGATCCCAGCCTCACTTGGGAAGCTTCAGTTGCTACAGCGGCTCAACATTGGAAACACTGATTTGATTTCTAGTCTTCCGCCCGAGCTGGGGAATCTTACCAGTCTTGAACACATGTTACTGGAAGGGAACCATTTGTTTGGAAGCTTGCCACCATCTTATGGCAGACTGCGGAATTTGCAATATTTTGACATAGGGAACAACAAAATCAATGGTTCCATTCCACAAGATATTTCTGCAAACTGGACCAAAATGAAGGGTTTTGATGTATCCAACAACTGGTTAACCGGAAGCATCCCCCCACAGATCAGCAAGTGGAAGGAGCTTGTCTTTCTTGCCCTGTACAACAACAATTTTTTTGGCTCGATCCCAGTGGAGATGGGAAGCATGCGGAACTTGCAACTATTGTCCTTGTACAAGAATCACATAACTGGAACAATACCGTCAGATATCGGTAATGCGACATCTTTGAAATTCCTTGACATCAGCTTCAACCATCTTGAGGGTGAGCTTCCTGCAGCCATCGCGTTGTTGGTAAATCTTGTTGTCCTTGACTTGTCTAGCAACAAGTTTACAGGTACCATTCCTAATCTTGATAGCAGGAAGTTGGCAGTTCTTAAGGTGGCTGAGAATAGCAGCTTCTTGGCAGAACCATTGTCTGCCTTTTGTCAACTAAAACATTTGCGACTCTTGGGTCTATCAAATAATAAGTTAATTGGGCAGCTTCCTGGTTGCTTGTGGAACTTGAAAGATTTACAATCCTTAGATTTGTCAAGCAATGCTTTTTCTGGGGAAGTTTCAACCTCAACTTACTACAGTACTTCCCTAAGATTGTTGCAgttgtcgaacaacaagttcacaGGTTACTTTCCAGCAGTCATGAAGAACTTCAAAAACCTTGTTATTTTAGATCTCGGGAACAATGAGTTTTCTGGTGCAATTCCTCCGTGGATAGGGGAAAGAAAACGTCTGCTGAGGATCCTTGGACTGCGATCAAACATGTTCTCTGGAAGTATTCCGTGGCAGCTATCACAACTCCCCCATCTGCAGTTACTTGATCTAGCTGAAAATAACTTGGTAGGCACCATACCACAAAGTTTTGCATTTTCCCCTTCAATGAGACAGCCAGACATGATGCAGCCGGTTCTAACAATCAACATACGATCGACCACCTTTGGATATTTTTACAATGGCAGCATGGACATAGTTTGGAAGGGACGGGAGCATACATTTCGGGGAAGAGATGCATTTGTGACTGGTATTGATCTCTCCAGCAATTCTCTATCTGGTGAAATCCCTTCAGAGTTGACAAATCTTAGAGGCATCCAGTTTCTAAATATGTCAAGAAATCATCTATTTGGTGGTATCCCGAAGGACATTGGCAATCTGAAGTTGTTAGAATCCTTTGACCTCTCGTGGAACAAACTATCAGGTGCAATTCCTTCTAGCATATCGAACTTGTTATTCCTCAGCTCTCTTAATCTCTCGAACAACCTTCTATCCGGAGAGATACCTACAGGCAATCAACTCCGAACACTGGATGACCCATCAATTTATAGCAACAACCTGGGACTTTGTGGCTCTCTGTTGAACATTTCATGTAAAAATGGAACAGATGGGGGAACAGAACAACATGAACAACTTGAGACCATTTGGATGTACTACTCAGTGATTGCTGGAacagtttttggtttgtggttatgGTTTGGTATGTTATTTTTCTGGAAGCTGTGGCGATGTGCTTTCTTAAGTTGCATCGATGCCATGCAACAGAAGGTTACGAAGGGGATGCATATCTGGAAGTACAGAAAGCTGTCCAAGTATTGA
- the LOC123405348 gene encoding probable leucine-rich repeat receptor-like protein kinase At1g35710 isoform X1, which produces MVLLKFFHISVCLLVCTAKETNQEAEALLRWKSTLIGTNLLSSWSITNSTCSWFGVTCDAAGHVTELQLHNAGLHANISMLSSLSILDLSYNNLAGAIPYQLSKLPMIVELDLGNNHLTNPEYAKFSPMSTLKLLSLANNDLNGTFPQFILNCSSPSMRSLDLSGNSFSGPLPDSLSEMVPRLRYLNLSSNGFSGSIPCSLSRLQKLKWLYLNSNNLTGGIPKELGMITGLRMLSLYNNSLGGSIPASLGKLQLLQRLNIGNTDLISSLPPELGNLTSLEHMLLEGNHLFGSLPPSYGRLRNLQYFDIGNNKINGSIPQDISANWTKMKGFDVSNNWLTGSIPPQISKWKELVFLALYNNNFFGSIPVEMGSMRNLQLLSLYKNHITGTIPSDIGNATSLKFLDISFNHLEGELPAAIALLVNLVVLDLSSNKFTGTIPNLDSRKLAVLKVAENSSFLAEPLSAFCQLKHLRLLGLSNNKLIGQLPGCLWNLKDLQSLDLSSNAFSGEVSTSTYYSTSLRLLQLSNNKFTGYFPAVMKNFKNLVILDLGNNEFSGAIPPWIGERKRLLRILGLRSNMFSGSIPWQLSQLPHLQLLDLAENNLVGTIPQSFAFSPSMRQPDMMQPVLTINIRSTTFGYFYNGSMDIVWKGREHTFRGRDAFVTGIDLSSNSLSGEIPSELTNLRGIQFLNMSRNHLFGGIPKDIGNLKLLESFDLSWNKLSGAIPSSISNLLFLSSLNLSNNLLSGEIPTGNQLRTLDDPSIYSNNLGLCGSLLNISCKNGTDGGTEQHEQLETIWMYYSVIAGTVFGLWLWFGMLFFWKLWRCAFLSCIDAMQQKVTKGMHIWKYRKLSKY; this is translated from the exons ATGGTGCTGCTGAAATTCTTCCATATTTCCGTTTGCTTGCTAGTATGCACAGCCAAGGAGACCAACCAGGAAGCAGAAGCACTACTCCGATGGAAGTCCACTTTGATTGGCACCAACTTGCTGTCCTCTTGGTCGATTACCAACTCTACATGCTCTTGGTTCGGCGTCACCTGTGATGCTGCCGGACATGTTACCGAGCTCCAACTTCATAACGCGGGGCTCCATG CAAATATCTCCATGTTGTCCTCCCTCAGTATTCTGGACTTGAGCTATAACAATCTTGCTGGTGCCATTCCCTATCAACTTAGTAAGCTTCCAATGATTGTTGAGTTAGATTTGGGAAACAACCACTTGACCAACCCGGAATATGCCAAGTTTTCACCTATGTCCACTTTGAAGTTGCTATCTCTAGCTAATAATGACCTCAATGGTACCTTCCCACAATTCATCCTCAACTGCTCCAGTCCTAGTATGAGGTCTCTAGATTTATCGGGTAACTCCTTCTCAGGGCCGTTACCAGATTCATTGTCTGAGATGGTTCCAAGATTGCGGTATCTGAATTTATCCTCTAATGGATTCTCTGGCTCCATACCCTGCTCACTCTCAAGGCTCCAAAAGCTCAAGTGGCTATATCTCAACTCAAATAATCTCACAGGAGGAATCCCCAAAGAGCTTGGGATGATAACTGGATTGAGAATGCTTTCTCTGTACAACAACTCACTTGGTGGGTCGATCCCAGCCTCACTTGGGAAGCTTCAGTTGCTACAGCGGCTCAACATTGGAAACACTGATTTGATTTCTAGTCTTCCGCCCGAGCTGGGGAATCTTACCAGTCTTGAACACATGTTACTGGAAGGGAACCATTTGTTTGGAAGCTTGCCACCATCTTATGGCAGACTGCGGAATTTGCAATATTTTGACATAGGGAACAACAAAATCAATGGTTCCATTCCACAAGATATTTCTGCAAACTGGACCAAAATGAAGGGTTTTGATGTATCCAACAACTGGTTAACCGGAAGCATCCCCCCACAGATCAGCAAGTGGAAGGAGCTTGTCTTTCTTGCCCTGTACAACAACAATTTTTTTGGCTCGATCCCAGTGGAGATGGGAAGCATGCGGAACTTGCAACTATTGTCCTTGTACAAGAATCACATAACTGGAACAATACCGTCAGATATCGGTAATGCGACATCTTTGAAATTCCTTGACATCAGCTTCAACCATCTTGAGGGTGAGCTTCCTGCAGCCATCGCGTTGTTGGTAAATCTTGTTGTCCTTGACTTGTCTAGCAACAAGTTTACAGGTACCATTCCTAATCTTGATAGCAGGAAGTTGGCAGTTCTTAAGGTGGCTGAGAATAGCAGCTTCTTGGCAGAACCATTGTCTGCCTTTTGTCAACTAAAACATTTGCGACTCTTGGGTCTATCAAATAATAAGTTAATTGGGCAGCTTCCTGGTTGCTTGTGGAACTTGAAAGATTTACAATCCTTAGATTTGTCAAGCAATGCTTTTTCTGGGGAAGTTTCAACCTCAACTTACTACAGTACTTCCCTAAGATTGTTGCAgttgtcgaacaacaagttcacaGGTTACTTTCCAGCAGTCATGAAGAACTTCAAAAACCTTGTTATTTTAGATCTCGGGAACAATGAGTTTTCTGGTGCAATTCCTCCGTGGATAGGGGAAAGAAAACGTCTGCTGAGGATCCTTGGACTGCGATCAAACATGTTCTCTGGAAGTATTCCGTGGCAGCTATCACAACTCCCCCATCTGCAGTTACTTGATCTAGCTGAAAATAACTTGGTAGGCACCATACCACAAAGTTTTGCATTTTCCCCTTCAATGAGACAGCCAGACATGATGCAGCCGGTTCTAACAATCAACATACGATCGACCACCTTTGGATATTTTTACAATGGCAGCATGGACATAGTTTGGAAGGGACGGGAGCATACATTTCGGGGAAGAGATGCATTTGTGACTGGTATTGATCTCTCCAGCAATTCTCTATCTGGTGAAATCCCTTCAGAGTTGACAAATCTTAGAGGCATCCAGTTTCTAAATATGTCAAGAAATCATCTATTTGGTGGTATCCCGAAGGACATTGGCAATCTGAAGTTGTTAGAATCCTTTGACCTCTCGTGGAACAAACTATCAGGTGCAATTCCTTCTAGCATATCGAACTTGTTATTCCTCAGCTCTCTTAATCTCTCGAACAACCTTCTATCCGGAGAGATACCTACAGGCAATCAACTCCGAACACTGGATGACCCATCAATTTATAGCAACAACCTGGGACTTTGTGGCTCTCTGTTGAACATTTCATGTAAAAATGGAACAGATGGGGGAACAGAACAACATGAACAACTTGAGACCATTTGGATGTACTACTCAGTGATTGCTGGAacagtttttggtttgtggttatgGTTTGGTATGTTATTTTTCTGGAAGCTGTGGCGATGTGCTTTCTTAAGTTGCATCGATGCCATGCAACAGAAGGTTACGAAGGGGATGCATATCTGGAAGTACAGAAAGCTGTCCAAGTATTGA
- the LOC123405348 gene encoding probable leucine-rich repeat receptor-like protein kinase At1g35710 isoform X3, whose product MVLLKFFHISVCLLVCTAKETNQEAEALLRWKSTLIGTNLLSSWSITNSTCSWFGVTCDAAGHVTELQLHNAGLHGTLHAFYSAALQNLTLLDLYNNNLVGVVPANISMLSSLSILDLSYNNLAGAIPYQLSKLPMIVELDLGNNHLTNPEYAKFSPMSTLKLLSLANNDLNGTFPQFILNCSSPSMRSLDLSGNSFSGPLPDSLSEMVPRLRYLNLSSNGFSGSIPCSLSRLQKLKWLYLNSNNLTGGIPKELGMITGLRMLSLYNNSLGGSIPASLGKLQLLQRLNIGNTDLISSLPPELGNLTSLEHMLLEGNHLFGSLPPSYGRLRNLQYFDIGNNKINGSIPQDISANWTKMKGFDVSNNWLTGSIPPQISKWKELVFLALYNNNFFGSIPVEMGSMRNLQLLSLYKNHITGTIPSDIGNATSLKFLDISFNHLEGELPAAIALLVNLVVLDLSSNKFTGTIPNLDSRKLAVLKVAENSSFLAEPLSAFCQLKHLRLLGLSNNKLIGQLPGCLWNLKDLQSLDLSSNAFSGEVSTSTYYSTSLRLLQLSNNKFTGYFPAVMKNFKNLVILDLGNNEFSGAIPPWIGERKRLLRILGLRSNMFSGSIPWQLSQLPHLQLLDLAENNLVGTIPQSFAFSPSMRQPDMMQPVLTINIRSTTFGYFYNGSMDIVWKGREHTFRGRDAFVTGIDLSSNSLSGEIPSELTNLRGIQFLNMSRNHLFGGIPKDIGNLKLLESFDLSWNKLSGAIPSSISNLLFLSSLNLSNNLLSGEIPTGNQLRTLDDPSIYSNNLGLCGSLLNISCKNGTDGGTEQHEQLETIWMYYSVIAGTVFGLWLWFGYEGDAYLEVQKAVQVLNVSVDLTYSVSRFKTSMPCIGMRFLLCRTFISE is encoded by the exons ATGGTGCTGCTGAAATTCTTCCATATTTCCGTTTGCTTGCTAGTATGCACAGCCAAGGAGACCAACCAGGAAGCAGAAGCACTACTCCGATGGAAGTCCACTTTGATTGGCACCAACTTGCTGTCCTCTTGGTCGATTACCAACTCTACATGCTCTTGGTTCGGCGTCACCTGTGATGCTGCCGGACATGTTACCGAGCTCCAACTTCATAACGCGGGGCTCCATGGTACGCTTCACGCCTTCTACTCTGCAGCGTTACAGAACCTCACTCTGCTAGATCTTTACAACAATAATCTTGTTGGCGTCGTACCAGCAAATATCTCCATGTTGTCCTCCCTCAGTATTCTGGACTTGAGCTATAACAATCTTGCTGGTGCCATTCCCTATCAACTTAGTAAGCTTCCAATGATTGTTGAGTTAGATTTGGGAAACAACCACTTGACCAACCCGGAATATGCCAAGTTTTCACCTATGTCCACTTTGAAGTTGCTATCTCTAGCTAATAATGACCTCAATGGTACCTTCCCACAATTCATCCTCAACTGCTCCAGTCCTAGTATGAGGTCTCTAGATTTATCGGGTAACTCCTTCTCAGGGCCGTTACCAGATTCATTGTCTGAGATGGTTCCAAGATTGCGGTATCTGAATTTATCCTCTAATGGATTCTCTGGCTCCATACCCTGCTCACTCTCAAGGCTCCAAAAGCTCAAGTGGCTATATCTCAACTCAAATAATCTCACAGGAGGAATCCCCAAAGAGCTTGGGATGATAACTGGATTGAGAATGCTTTCTCTGTACAACAACTCACTTGGTGGGTCGATCCCAGCCTCACTTGGGAAGCTTCAGTTGCTACAGCGGCTCAACATTGGAAACACTGATTTGATTTCTAGTCTTCCGCCCGAGCTGGGGAATCTTACCAGTCTTGAACACATGTTACTGGAAGGGAACCATTTGTTTGGAAGCTTGCCACCATCTTATGGCAGACTGCGGAATTTGCAATATTTTGACATAGGGAACAACAAAATCAATGGTTCCATTCCACAAGATATTTCTGCAAACTGGACCAAAATGAAGGGTTTTGATGTATCCAACAACTGGTTAACCGGAAGCATCCCCCCACAGATCAGCAAGTGGAAGGAGCTTGTCTTTCTTGCCCTGTACAACAACAATTTTTTTGGCTCGATCCCAGTGGAGATGGGAAGCATGCGGAACTTGCAACTATTGTCCTTGTACAAGAATCACATAACTGGAACAATACCGTCAGATATCGGTAATGCGACATCTTTGAAATTCCTTGACATCAGCTTCAACCATCTTGAGGGTGAGCTTCCTGCAGCCATCGCGTTGTTGGTAAATCTTGTTGTCCTTGACTTGTCTAGCAACAAGTTTACAGGTACCATTCCTAATCTTGATAGCAGGAAGTTGGCAGTTCTTAAGGTGGCTGAGAATAGCAGCTTCTTGGCAGAACCATTGTCTGCCTTTTGTCAACTAAAACATTTGCGACTCTTGGGTCTATCAAATAATAAGTTAATTGGGCAGCTTCCTGGTTGCTTGTGGAACTTGAAAGATTTACAATCCTTAGATTTGTCAAGCAATGCTTTTTCTGGGGAAGTTTCAACCTCAACTTACTACAGTACTTCCCTAAGATTGTTGCAgttgtcgaacaacaagttcacaGGTTACTTTCCAGCAGTCATGAAGAACTTCAAAAACCTTGTTATTTTAGATCTCGGGAACAATGAGTTTTCTGGTGCAATTCCTCCGTGGATAGGGGAAAGAAAACGTCTGCTGAGGATCCTTGGACTGCGATCAAACATGTTCTCTGGAAGTATTCCGTGGCAGCTATCACAACTCCCCCATCTGCAGTTACTTGATCTAGCTGAAAATAACTTGGTAGGCACCATACCACAAAGTTTTGCATTTTCCCCTTCAATGAGACAGCCAGACATGATGCAGCCGGTTCTAACAATCAACATACGATCGACCACCTTTGGATATTTTTACAATGGCAGCATGGACATAGTTTGGAAGGGACGGGAGCATACATTTCGGGGAAGAGATGCATTTGTGACTGGTATTGATCTCTCCAGCAATTCTCTATCTGGTGAAATCCCTTCAGAGTTGACAAATCTTAGAGGCATCCAGTTTCTAAATATGTCAAGAAATCATCTATTTGGTGGTATCCCGAAGGACATTGGCAATCTGAAGTTGTTAGAATCCTTTGACCTCTCGTGGAACAAACTATCAGGTGCAATTCCTTCTAGCATATCGAACTTGTTATTCCTCAGCTCTCTTAATCTCTCGAACAACCTTCTATCCGGAGAGATACCTACAGGCAATCAACTCCGAACACTGGATGACCCATCAATTTATAGCAACAACCTGGGACTTTGTGGCTCTCTGTTGAACATTTCATGTAAAAATGGAACAGATGGGGGAACAGAACAACATGAACAACTTGAGACCATTTGGATGTACTACTCAGTGATTGCTGGAacagtttttggtttgtggttatgGTTTG GTTACGAAGGGGATGCATATCTGGAAGTACAGAAAGCTGTCCAAGTATTGAATGTATCAGTTgacttgacatattctgtttcaaGGTTCAAGACAAGCATGCCATGTATTGGCATGCGATTTCTGTTATGCCGAACTTTTATATCTGAATAA